A stretch of Paenibacillus mucilaginosus 3016 DNA encodes these proteins:
- the ypeB gene encoding germination protein YpeB — protein MYKRLSMVMFPILLVALVGTGIWGYMEHQEKNSVLIKAENQYQRAFHDLSFHVDKLHTELGNTLAVNSTSQDAYKKGLINVWRITSQAQNEISQLPLTLLPFNKTEEFLANISNFSYRAAVRDLSKQPLDENELKTLSALYKHAGEIAADLRGVQSKVLASNLRWMDVELALVTEKEPQDNAIIDGFSAMDLKVGEYSEIDWSPVVMSMYQKRDMTMLAGMEESPEDIKQKAARFLRLADTSGVKVTENGAGTDYQSYSVSVPKPGTTDGVLMDFSKKGGQLLWFSAAREIPAKQLELRQARDMAAQFLDDHGYKDMTAVSYDEYGNEANITFATRKNDVINYLEKVAVKVALDNGEVTGLEASDYVFDKKDRQLRQPKLSEEEARKTLNPSFEVESTSQALIRSDIQEEVLCYQFIGRVNGGMYRVYINAESGAEEKIDELGAQEAEVQA, from the coding sequence ATGTACAAACGGCTCAGCATGGTCATGTTCCCGATTCTCCTCGTGGCGCTGGTGGGTACCGGGATCTGGGGATATATGGAGCACCAGGAGAAGAACTCCGTGCTCATCAAGGCGGAGAACCAGTACCAGCGGGCGTTCCACGACCTGAGCTTCCATGTGGACAAGCTTCATACGGAGCTCGGCAATACCCTGGCGGTGAATTCCACGTCGCAGGACGCTTACAAGAAGGGCCTCATCAATGTATGGCGGATCACCAGCCAGGCGCAGAACGAGATCTCGCAGCTGCCCTTGACGCTGCTTCCCTTCAACAAGACGGAAGAGTTCCTGGCGAATATCTCGAATTTCTCCTACCGGGCGGCCGTCCGTGACCTGAGCAAGCAGCCGCTCGACGAGAACGAGCTGAAGACGCTCTCGGCGCTGTACAAGCATGCGGGCGAGATTGCCGCCGACCTGCGGGGCGTTCAGTCGAAGGTGCTTGCGAGCAACCTGCGCTGGATGGATGTGGAGCTTGCGCTCGTCACCGAGAAGGAGCCGCAGGACAATGCGATTATCGACGGATTCTCGGCCATGGACCTGAAGGTCGGCGAGTATTCGGAGATCGACTGGAGTCCCGTGGTTATGAGCATGTACCAGAAGCGGGACATGACGATGCTGGCAGGCATGGAAGAGTCCCCCGAGGACATCAAGCAGAAGGCCGCGAGGTTCCTCAGACTCGCCGATACGTCCGGCGTGAAGGTCACCGAGAATGGAGCCGGCACGGACTACCAGTCCTACAGCGTCAGCGTGCCGAAGCCCGGTACGACGGACGGCGTGCTGATGGACTTCTCCAAAAAAGGCGGGCAGCTGCTATGGTTCTCGGCGGCGCGGGAGATTCCGGCGAAGCAGCTCGAGCTGCGGCAGGCCAGGGATATGGCGGCCCAGTTCCTCGATGATCACGGCTACAAGGACATGACGGCCGTTTCCTATGACGAGTACGGCAATGAAGCGAATATTACGTTCGCCACCCGCAAGAACGACGTGATCAACTACCTCGAGAAGGTGGCGGTCAAGGTGGCGCTGGACAACGGGGAAGTGACGGGGCTCGAGGCCTCCGATTATGTGTTCGACAAGAAGGACCGGCAGCTCAGGCAGCCGAAGCTGTCGGAAGAGGAAGCGCGCAAGACGCTCAATCCGAGCTTTGAAGTGGAGAGCACATCGCAGGCCCTGATCCGCAGCGATATCCAGGAGGAGGTGCTGTGCTACCAGTTCATCGGACGGGTGAACGGCGGCATGTACCGCGTCTACATCAATGCGGAGAGCGGAGCTGAGGAGAAGATCGACGAGCTCGGCGCACAGGAGGCGGAGGTTCAGGCGTAA
- the prsW gene encoding glutamic-type intramembrane protease PrsW — protein MSVLPILTAAIAPGAALLCYFYLKDRYQPEPVSLVLRMFFFGVLLVFPIMVLQRALVLGLGLGEGSFLFSFLASSLPEEFFKWFLVYFIIYKHTSFDEPYDGIVYSVAVSLGFATLENVFYAFLHGSDFSFLMWRAFLPVSGHAMFGVIMGYHFGKAKFTAGGERKHLLYALLLPFFWHGTFDYILAVTKTYWIWFMVPLMVFLWVRSLLKVNRANAKSPLRMVTREEQVKI, from the coding sequence ATGAGCGTCTTACCCATCTTAACCGCGGCTATAGCGCCTGGTGCCGCTCTGCTGTGCTATTTTTATCTCAAGGACCGTTATCAGCCGGAGCCGGTGTCTCTCGTGCTCCGGATGTTTTTCTTCGGCGTCCTGCTCGTCTTTCCCATCATGGTCCTGCAGCGGGCCCTGGTGCTCGGGCTGGGGCTAGGAGAAGGCTCCTTTCTGTTCTCCTTCCTGGCGTCCTCCCTGCCGGAGGAGTTCTTCAAGTGGTTCCTGGTCTACTTTATCATCTACAAGCACACCTCGTTCGACGAACCGTATGACGGGATTGTGTATTCGGTGGCGGTGTCCCTTGGCTTCGCCACACTCGAGAACGTATTTTACGCCTTCCTGCACGGGTCCGACTTTTCCTTCCTGATGTGGAGGGCGTTCCTCCCGGTGTCGGGGCATGCGATGTTCGGCGTGATCATGGGCTATCACTTCGGCAAGGCGAAGTTCACCGCCGGGGGAGAGCGCAAGCACCTCCTTTACGCTCTGCTGCTGCCGTTCTTCTGGCACGGGACGTTCGATTACATTCTGGCCGTCACGAAGACCTACTGGATCTGGTTCATGGTGCCGCTGATGGTGTTCCTGTGGGTGCGCAGCCTGCTTAAGGTGAACCGCGCCAACGCCAAGTCTCCGCTTCGGATGGTGACCCGGGAAGAACAGGTTAAAATCTGA
- a CDS encoding flagellar brake protein: MTLLPKVNQILHIQIESIDEEEARQEYKSRIADVTDTEIIMEVPINESTGRLKKLFKGDGLSVYFIAEGGVKNYFHTEVSGFRDDVIRLVAIRKPEPEAVTQIQRRSYLRVPAELEIALRLPDGERHVALTDDVSGGGLSLLCPPTVRAGEGQSLDCWLLLHMKSGTPEHIPFSAEVVRVKMHESGKHQLMLRFTEISDKDRQKIIRYCFERQLDIRKR; encoded by the coding sequence ATGACGTTGCTTCCGAAAGTGAATCAAATCCTGCATATCCAGATCGAATCCATAGATGAAGAGGAAGCCAGGCAGGAATACAAGTCCCGCATAGCTGACGTGACCGATACGGAGATCATTATGGAAGTGCCGATCAACGAGAGTACGGGCCGCCTGAAGAAATTGTTCAAGGGCGACGGGCTGTCCGTGTATTTCATCGCGGAGGGCGGCGTCAAGAATTACTTCCATACCGAAGTGAGCGGCTTCCGCGACGATGTCATCCGGCTGGTCGCTATCCGCAAGCCCGAGCCGGAAGCCGTAACCCAGATCCAGCGGAGAAGCTATCTGCGGGTGCCTGCGGAGCTGGAGATCGCCCTCCGGCTGCCGGACGGGGAGCGCCATGTCGCCTTGACCGACGATGTGAGCGGAGGAGGCTTGTCCCTGCTCTGCCCGCCGACGGTCCGGGCCGGCGAAGGGCAGTCGCTCGATTGCTGGCTCCTTCTTCACATGAAGAGCGGCACGCCGGAGCACATTCCGTTCAGCGCCGAGGTCGTACGGGTGAAGATGCACGAGTCGGGCAAGCACCAGCTCATGCTGCGCTTCACTGAGATCTCGGACAAGGACCGCCAGAAGATCATCCGCTATTGTTTCGAGCGGCAGCTCGATATCCGCAAGAGATAG
- a CDS encoding Glu/Leu/Phe/Val family dehydrogenase, whose product MSENLNVLHSTQVIIEQALTRLGYSEAMVELLKEPIRVLTVRIPVRMDDNSVKVFTGYRAQHNDAVGPTKGGVRFHPDVNEDEVKALSIWMSLKCGIVDLPYGGGKGGVICDPRQMSFGELERLSRGYVRAVSQIVGPTKDIPAPDVMTNSQIMAWMMDEYSRIREFDAPGFITGKPIVLGGSHGRETATAKGVTIMIDQALKKKGIPLKNARVVIQGFGNAGSYLAKFMHDMGACVVGISDVYGGLYNPDGLDIEYLLDRRDSFGTVTKLFKDTLTNQELLELDCDILVPAAIENQITAENAGRIKAPIIVEAANGPTTIEATKILTDRGVLLVPDVLASAGGVVVSYFEWVQNNQGYYWTEAEVHARLQEMMEKGFENVYNVHMTRKVDMRLAAYMVGVRKMAEAARFRGWVN is encoded by the coding sequence ATGTCCGAAAATTTGAATGTGCTGCATTCGACTCAAGTCATCATCGAGCAGGCGCTTACCCGTCTCGGCTACTCCGAAGCGATGGTGGAACTGTTGAAGGAGCCGATTCGTGTGCTCACGGTGCGGATTCCCGTGCGGATGGACGACAATAGCGTGAAGGTGTTTACCGGCTACCGCGCGCAGCACAACGATGCGGTAGGGCCGACGAAGGGCGGGGTACGGTTTCATCCCGATGTGAATGAAGATGAGGTGAAGGCCCTCTCCATCTGGATGAGTCTGAAGTGCGGGATCGTGGACCTGCCCTACGGCGGCGGCAAAGGCGGAGTGATCTGCGACCCGAGGCAGATGTCCTTCGGGGAGCTGGAGCGGCTGAGCCGCGGGTATGTGCGCGCGGTCTCCCAGATCGTGGGGCCGACCAAGGACATTCCGGCACCGGACGTCATGACGAACTCGCAGATCATGGCATGGATGATGGACGAATACAGCCGGATCCGCGAATTCGACGCCCCGGGCTTCATCACCGGCAAGCCGATCGTGCTCGGCGGATCGCACGGCAGGGAGACGGCCACGGCCAAGGGCGTGACCATCATGATCGACCAGGCGCTCAAGAAGAAGGGCATCCCGCTGAAGAACGCCAGGGTTGTCATTCAGGGCTTCGGCAATGCCGGCAGCTACCTGGCGAAATTCATGCACGATATGGGAGCCTGCGTAGTCGGCATCTCCGACGTGTACGGGGGGCTGTACAATCCGGACGGTCTCGATATCGAATACCTGCTGGACCGGCGGGATTCCTTCGGCACCGTAACGAAGCTCTTCAAGGACACGCTGACCAACCAGGAGCTGCTGGAGCTCGACTGCGACATCCTCGTGCCGGCGGCCATCGAGAACCAGATTACGGCCGAGAACGCCGGCCGCATCAAGGCACCGATCATCGTGGAAGCGGCCAACGGCCCGACCACGATCGAGGCGACGAAGATCCTTACGGACCGCGGCGTGCTGCTCGTGCCGGACGTGCTGGCCAGCGCCGGAGGCGTAGTTGTGTCGTACTTTGAGTGGGTGCAGAACAATCAAGGATACTACTGGACGGAAGCGGAAGTGCATGCCAGACTCCAAGAAATGATGGAAAAAGGCTTCGAGAATGTCTATAATGTTCATATGACACGAAAAGTCGACATGCGTCTGGCCGCTTATATGGTGGGTGTCCGCAAAATGGCCGAAGCCGCCCGGTTCCGGGGCTGGGTCAATTAA
- a CDS encoding genetic competence negative regulator has protein sequence MKMERLSQDKIRIFLTFDDLTERGIHKDDMWREIPKVHELFSEMMDQAYMELGFDATGPLAVEVLAMPAQGMMVIVTRGKMNLTHGDDTLEDEMEEVYELEVTMDETDQITYAFHDFEDLLRMAKVINPLLIDGGTLYSFKNKWILLLDAVDMEEKRLQSIVAVLSEFGESTSVTQAMLEEYGKTVIESDAVKVLCAKFQ, from the coding sequence ATGAAAATGGAGCGTTTAAGTCAGGACAAGATACGGATATTCCTCACATTCGATGACTTAACGGAGCGGGGCATTCATAAGGATGACATGTGGAGAGAGATCCCCAAGGTTCATGAGCTGTTTAGTGAAATGATGGACCAAGCCTATATGGAGCTTGGCTTTGACGCTACAGGACCGCTTGCCGTTGAAGTTCTTGCCATGCCGGCTCAAGGGATGATGGTGATTGTAACCAGAGGGAAGATGAATCTCACTCACGGAGATGACACGCTTGAGGATGAAATGGAGGAAGTGTACGAGCTGGAAGTGACGATGGACGAAACCGACCAGATCACGTACGCCTTCCATGATTTTGAAGACCTGCTCCGTATGGCGAAAGTAATTAACCCGCTTCTGATTGATGGGGGAACGTTATATTCGTTTAAGAACAAGTGGATCCTGCTGCTCGATGCAGTGGATATGGAAGAGAAGCGCCTGCAGTCAATCGTTGCAGTGCTGTCCGAATTCGGCGAATCGACTTCCGTGACTCAAGCCATGCTTGAGGAATACGGGAAGACGGTGATCGAGTCCGATGCGGTCAAGGTGCTCTGCGCCAAATTCCAATAG
- a CDS encoding CPBP family intramembrane glutamic endopeptidase — MKKFNFKLKDLKFRRVDVHELDDRMLLVNLYMTQGLVLLIAAVIMLFQKPSLGSLFSIDNPGTILIWGGSFALIVLAADLLISRWVPPEVTDDGGVNKMIFGNRALWHIALLSLIVSICEEVLFRGAIQAAWGPYWTSILFAAIHIRYLQHWLMTGLVFSISYGLGWIYIQTGSLWTPIFAHFLIDFLMGCILRYRREE, encoded by the coding sequence ATGAAAAAATTCAATTTCAAGCTCAAAGATCTGAAATTCCGCAGGGTGGACGTCCACGAACTTGATGACCGGATGCTGCTGGTCAACCTGTATATGACGCAGGGGCTTGTGCTCCTGATCGCGGCCGTCATCATGCTGTTCCAGAAACCCTCGCTCGGCAGTCTCTTCTCTATCGACAACCCTGGTACCATCCTGATCTGGGGGGGCTCCTTCGCCCTCATCGTGCTGGCGGCGGATCTGCTAATCTCCCGCTGGGTGCCGCCGGAGGTGACCGACGACGGGGGGGTCAACAAGATGATCTTCGGGAACCGGGCGCTGTGGCATATCGCGCTCCTGTCCCTCATCGTCTCGATCTGCGAAGAAGTGCTGTTCCGCGGCGCCATCCAGGCGGCCTGGGGGCCTTATTGGACGAGCATCCTGTTCGCCGCCATTCATATCCGGTATCTTCAGCACTGGCTGATGACCGGTCTGGTATTCAGCATCTCCTACGGGCTCGGCTGGATCTATATCCAGACCGGCTCGCTGTGGACGCCGATTTTCGCCCATTTTCTGATCGACTTCTTGATGGGCTGTATTCTTCGCTATAGGAGAGAAGAATAG
- a CDS encoding polysaccharide deacetylase family protein yields the protein MPSRMSLILPMGAAILLASCQGAAPSASGVPGSPVKPSAGQPADAGSQPVQDAVPASPQPAPGSTSAAPPPPAAAPEARPEAAVKRYKMNPRTYDIQPVEGSGAPAKAVLLTFDDGPKDRDVLESLLGTLERHKAKAIFFVNGYRVRQKPELLKLIHEQGHTVGNHSWDHIDLAKESADSVKRQIGDVQKEVEALTGKAPRFFRPPFGSGGEAVRAEAKTQKLLYMTWSNGSKDWEMTTQKNDPQKVVTNVLEQLRPGSNILMHELPWTAEALDTLLTRLAGQGYHFADPAELLSE from the coding sequence ATGCCGTCACGAATGAGCCTGATCCTCCCGATGGGGGCGGCGATCCTGCTGGCCTCCTGCCAGGGGGCGGCCCCCTCTGCTTCCGGTGTCCCCGGCTCTCCCGTGAAACCGTCCGCCGGGCAGCCAGCCGATGCCGGCAGCCAGCCGGTCCAAGACGCCGTACCCGCCTCTCCACAACCGGCTCCGGGCAGCACCTCTGCAGCCCCGCCCCCGCCGGCCGCGGCGCCGGAAGCCCGGCCTGAGGCCGCCGTGAAGCGGTACAAGATGAATCCGCGAACCTATGATATTCAGCCGGTCGAGGGCTCGGGCGCACCCGCGAAAGCCGTGCTGCTTACGTTCGACGACGGACCGAAGGACCGGGACGTGCTGGAGTCGCTCCTCGGCACGCTCGAGCGGCACAAGGCCAAGGCGATCTTCTTCGTCAACGGCTACCGTGTCCGGCAGAAGCCCGAACTGCTGAAGCTGATCCACGAGCAGGGCCATACGGTCGGCAATCACTCCTGGGACCACATCGACCTGGCGAAAGAAAGCGCGGACAGCGTGAAGCGCCAGATCGGGGATGTGCAGAAGGAAGTGGAAGCGCTGACCGGAAAAGCGCCGCGCTTCTTCCGTCCTCCGTTCGGCTCCGGCGGGGAAGCGGTCCGTGCGGAAGCCAAGACGCAGAAGCTGCTCTACATGACCTGGTCCAATGGATCGAAGGACTGGGAGATGACCACGCAAAAAAACGACCCGCAAAAGGTCGTTACGAATGTGCTGGAGCAGCTTCGTCCCGGCAGCAATATCCTGATGCATGAGCTTCCCTGGACGGCCGAGGCCCTGGACACGCTGCTGACCCGGCTGGCCGGGCAGGGCTATCATTTCGCCGACCCTGCCGAACTCCTCTCCGAATAA
- a CDS encoding DnaB-like helicase C-terminal domain-containing protein — MSMSLNKPTAAKSSYDLEQLANHYHKQLREEALFYLQRRGIEPETVEKYRIGFEPGRIGFYVASDKLGDFFENRIILPIENAEGTVVDLIGRSIDNREPKYKSLLGVEDYMFNEEVLEDADDVVLVSGVFDVLSLSQARLPAVCVPVWMMFKESHAEKLKDKRVFICLGNDELGRRESVRIQTMLQSTAKQSFIVNLPESIRDANDFFSRVKNPVETFTQMLGDTMEESLLLPIAPDVKNITVYTEEYMKRHRGQVSGVATGFQRLDDVLFGGLHSGLYLLAGCASSGKTMLMKQMADHIALGGTPVVYVSWDMTAFELWARSIARLIGTEPQKVLGGTVSPDEVNEANKQYIPISKMQWTLECSPDTTMERVLNSIERIAGIAGKTPVVFIDHLNRIPLALGGPVPRVTPAEYQTSLAYALKQWSREWGGPVVAAIPSDIGEERLPEGVEASADVMLLLKSQCASEPPAKVEGHPAALHLMKHRNGPLATVPLRFLDGKARFDELH; from the coding sequence ATGTCCATGAGCTTAAACAAACCGACGGCGGCTAAATCGTCGTATGACCTGGAACAACTGGCGAACCATTATCATAAACAGCTTAGGGAGGAAGCGCTTTTTTATCTGCAGCGGCGGGGCATTGAGCCCGAAACGGTGGAAAAGTACCGCATCGGCTTCGAGCCGGGTCGGATCGGCTTCTATGTGGCTTCCGACAAACTCGGGGATTTCTTCGAGAACCGCATCATTCTGCCCATCGAGAATGCCGAAGGGACGGTGGTGGATCTCATCGGCCGGTCCATCGACAACCGGGAGCCCAAGTACAAGAGCCTGCTCGGCGTAGAAGATTATATGTTTAACGAAGAGGTGCTGGAGGACGCGGATGACGTCGTGCTCGTCAGCGGCGTGTTTGACGTGCTCAGCCTGTCGCAGGCGCGCCTGCCGGCGGTCTGCGTGCCGGTCTGGATGATGTTCAAGGAAAGCCATGCGGAGAAGCTGAAGGACAAGCGCGTGTTCATTTGTTTGGGCAACGATGAATTGGGGCGGCGCGAAAGTGTAAGAATACAGACCATGCTGCAATCTACGGCAAAGCAGTCCTTTATTGTCAATCTGCCGGAATCCATCCGCGATGCGAACGACTTCTTCAGCCGGGTCAAGAATCCGGTGGAAACGTTCACGCAGATGCTGGGCGACACGATGGAGGAATCGCTTCTGCTGCCGATCGCACCGGATGTCAAGAATATCACGGTATATACGGAGGAATACATGAAGCGGCACCGGGGACAGGTCTCCGGCGTGGCGACGGGCTTCCAGCGGCTTGACGACGTGCTTTTCGGCGGCCTGCACAGCGGCCTCTATCTTTTGGCAGGGTGCGCCTCCTCCGGCAAGACGATGCTCATGAAGCAGATGGCCGACCATATCGCACTAGGCGGGACGCCTGTCGTGTACGTTTCGTGGGACATGACCGCTTTCGAGCTGTGGGCCCGGAGCATTGCCCGCCTGATCGGCACGGAGCCCCAGAAGGTGCTCGGCGGTACGGTATCCCCGGATGAGGTCAATGAAGCCAACAAGCAGTATATTCCCATCAGCAAAATGCAGTGGACACTGGAATGCTCTCCGGATACGACGATGGAGCGGGTGCTGAATTCTATCGAGCGGATCGCGGGGATTGCAGGAAAGACGCCGGTCGTGTTCATCGACCACCTCAACCGGATTCCGCTCGCGCTCGGAGGGCCCGTGCCCCGGGTTACGCCGGCGGAGTACCAGACCTCGCTGGCCTATGCTCTGAAGCAGTGGTCAAGAGAGTGGGGAGGCCCCGTGGTGGCGGCGATTCCGAGCGATATCGGCGAAGAGCGTCTGCCCGAAGGGGTGGAGGCATCGGCCGATGTCATGCTGCTGCTGAAGTCGCAGTGCGCGTCGGAACCGCCGGCCAAGGTGGAGGGGCACCCGGCCGCCCTGCATCTGATGAAGCACCGCAACGGGCCGCTGGCGACCGTTCCCCTGCGGTTTCTGGACGGGAAAGCCCGCTTTGACGAGCTGCACTGA